The proteins below are encoded in one region of Chitinophagaceae bacterium:
- a CDS encoding MCE family protein, which yields MAKQTINNIKLGFFVLAGLVALIIALYLIGRDTNLFSRNYTLYARFENTQGLTPGNNIRYSGIQVGTVKKVKNPE from the coding sequence ATGGCAAAGCAAACGATCAACAATATTAAACTGGGCTTTTTTGTACTGGCAGGATTAGTTGCACTCATTATTGCATTGTACCTGATTGGCAGAGACACCAATCTTTTCAGCCGCAATTATACCCTCTATGCAAGATTTGAAAATACACAGGGCCTTACTCCCGGCAATAATATCCGTTACTCAGGTATCCAGGTTGGAACTGTAAAAAAAGTAAAAAATCCTGAATGA
- a CDS encoding MCE family protein, whose product MLIEEKMKKFIHLNDHVSISTDGLMGNRLLNITPAKDGSPLANDGDMLVTKKTISTEEMLSTLDKTNRNIAIISEELKNTVERINNSKALWGVLENETLPANLTASLNNIRRATVNADQMVKNMQGIIADVKTGKGSLGKIISDTAIAYNLNSAIEKIKLVSDNADLLAIELNNISLSVKKEINEGKGPVNAMLKDSVLVLKLNNSLSNIEKGTAGFNENMEALKNNFLFRGYFRRLEQQKKAEEKKKQAKTN is encoded by the coding sequence ATGCTGATTGAAGAAAAGATGAAGAAATTCATTCATTTGAACGACCATGTAAGCATCAGCACCGATGGATTAATGGGTAACAGGCTGCTTAACATCACCCCTGCAAAAGATGGTTCTCCCTTAGCAAACGATGGCGATATGCTGGTTACAAAAAAAACAATTTCTACAGAAGAGATGCTGTCAACCCTGGATAAAACAAACAGGAATATTGCCATCATTTCAGAAGAATTGAAAAATACCGTTGAGCGGATTAACAACAGCAAAGCCTTGTGGGGGGTGCTTGAAAATGAAACCCTGCCCGCAAATCTTACCGCTTCGCTTAATAATATCCGCAGAGCAACAGTTAATGCCGATCAGATGGTGAAAAATATGCAGGGCATCATTGCAGATGTAAAAACCGGGAAGGGATCTCTTGGCAAAATAATATCCGATACAGCCATCGCTTACAATCTTAACAGTGCTATTGAAAAAATAAAACTGGTAAGCGATAATGCAGACCTGCTGGCTATTGAGTTAAACAATATTTCCCTTTCTGTGAAAAAAGAAATTAATGAAGGAAAGGGTCCGGTCAATGCAATGCTGAAAGATTCTGTTCTGGTGCTGAAACTAAACAACAGTTTAAGCAATATTGAAAAAGGCACAGCCGGCTTCAATGAAAATATGGAAGCCTTAAAAAACAATTTTCTTTTTAGGGGTTACTTCCGGCGTTTGGAACAGCAAAAGAAAGCAGAGGAAAAAAAGAAGCAGGCAAAAACAAACTGA
- a CDS encoding YbhB/YbcL family Raf kinase inhibitor-like protein, whose product MKHETKEVDYKLLRVTSTVFNENELIPSYYTCDGINVNPPLDIEDIPEEAKCLSVIVDDPDAPIHTWSHWLVWNIPVTHHIKENCVLGTEGLNDFLQHHYSGPCPPSGIHRYFFKVYALNELLNLSSETKKIQLEKAMSEYIIGFGEMIGLYKRNNEKH is encoded by the coding sequence ATGAAACACGAAACAAAAGAAGTGGATTATAAATTATTAAGAGTAACCAGTACTGTGTTTAATGAAAATGAATTAATCCCTTCTTATTATACCTGCGATGGAATAAATGTAAATCCACCATTAGATATTGAAGATATTCCTGAGGAAGCAAAATGTCTTTCTGTTATTGTTGATGACCCTGATGCGCCAATACATACATGGTCGCACTGGCTGGTATGGAATATTCCGGTTACACATCATATTAAGGAAAATTGTGTTCTGGGTACAGAAGGTCTGAATGATTTTCTGCAACATCATTATTCCGGTCCCTGCCCGCCTTCCGGTATACACCGATACTTTTTTAAAGTATATGCACTGAATGAGTTGTTAAACCTGTCTTCAGAAACGAAAAAGATTCAGCTTGAAAAAGCAATGAGTGAGTATATCATTGGTTTTGGAGAAATGATTGGATTGTATAAAAGAAATAACGAGAAACACTGA
- a CDS encoding erythromycin esterase family protein, whose protein sequence is MKHYFTKKADFDEAEIVNSIKHLSYSLSNENDLGPLFKRIGDSRIVMLGEASHGTHEYYTWRNYITRKLVEDKGFNFIAVEGDWPDCYRVNRFIKGYDVENKSSFKVLHAFNRWPTWMWANWETVSLTDWLRKHNENLPANKKAGFYGLDVYSLWESMESIMQYLKKTDIATYKIAEEAFRCFEPYRIDEGRAYASAVRFVPELCENEVVHLLKAIRLKLPQYNTDHENVFNAEQNAMIAVNAERYYRAMVQGGPHSWNVRDRHMADTLNRLLKFHGEHSKVIVWEHNTHIGDARATDMADEGMYNTGELVRLQHQDKGVVLVGFGSYKGSVIAGQNWGAPMHAVQMPEAVKGSWEYLLHAAGKENKLLLMEDFSSNDQLMENHIGHRAIGVVYQPQYEKYGNYVPSILPLRYDAFIYLDETRALYPLHITHDTHQVPETYPFGV, encoded by the coding sequence ATGAAACACTATTTTACTAAAAAAGCTGATTTTGATGAGGCGGAAATAGTTAACAGTATAAAGCATTTGAGTTATTCTCTGAGCAACGAAAATGATTTGGGGCCGCTGTTTAAGCGCATTGGCGATTCACGTATTGTTATGCTGGGTGAAGCATCGCACGGAACACACGAATATTATACCTGGCGTAATTATATTACCAGGAAACTGGTAGAAGACAAGGGATTTAATTTTATTGCAGTGGAGGGTGACTGGCCCGATTGTTACAGGGTTAACCGCTTCATTAAAGGTTACGATGTTGAGAATAAATCTTCTTTCAAAGTGTTGCATGCATTCAACCGCTGGCCTACCTGGATGTGGGCCAACTGGGAAACAGTATCGCTGACAGACTGGCTTCGAAAGCACAATGAAAATTTACCAGCCAATAAAAAAGCAGGCTTTTACGGATTGGATGTTTACAGTTTATGGGAAAGTATGGAAAGCATTATGCAGTATTTAAAAAAAACAGATATAGCCACGTATAAAATAGCTGAAGAAGCCTTTCGCTGTTTTGAACCTTACAGGATAGATGAGGGCAGGGCTTACGCATCCGCCGTTCGTTTTGTCCCGGAGTTATGTGAAAATGAAGTTGTACATCTGCTGAAAGCGATCAGGCTGAAATTGCCGCAGTACAATACAGATCATGAAAATGTTTTTAATGCTGAGCAGAATGCAATGATTGCTGTAAATGCAGAAAGATATTACAGGGCCATGGTGCAGGGTGGGCCTCATAGCTGGAATGTAAGAGACAGGCATATGGCAGATACACTGAACCGCCTGTTGAAATTTCATGGAGAACATTCAAAAGTAATTGTATGGGAACACAACACACATATCGGTGATGCAAGAGCAACAGATATGGCAGATGAAGGAATGTATAATACAGGAGAACTTGTTCGTTTGCAACATCAGGATAAAGGTGTTGTACTTGTTGGGTTTGGATCATACAAAGGATCTGTTATTGCAGGACAAAATTGGGGCGCTCCCATGCATGCAGTGCAAATGCCCGAAGCTGTAAAAGGAAGCTGGGAATATTTACTGCATGCAGCAGGGAAGGAGAATAAATTATTGCTGATGGAAGATTTTTCTTCAAATGATCAGTTAATGGAAAACCATATCGGTCACCGGGCTATTGGAGTTGTATATCAGCCGCAATATGAAAAGTATGGAAATTATGTGCCAAGTATTTTACCGTTGCGATATGATGCATTTATTTACCTCGATGAAACAAGGGCTTTGTATCCTTTGCATATTACGCATGATACACATCAGGTTCCGGAAACTTATCCGTTTGGTGTTTAG
- a CDS encoding DUF892 family protein, with translation MTPGTTITTLHNLLDYEASKFSSAEIQLTHVLPEWISKANSEMLKNILQKYLDYIHQHLEKLELIIEEENIISLALTNAVMRTYIEETREKLAMCTDKEVADACLLSSIQTINHFKISAYGTAAAFSNMLELEKTAAFFHEAEISEKQIDDRLTQLAKFEINAKAKFPISLP, from the coding sequence ATGACACCCGGCACAACCATTACCACCCTGCACAACCTGCTGGATTATGAAGCCAGCAAATTCTCCAGTGCAGAAATTCAGTTAACACATGTGTTACCTGAATGGATCAGCAAAGCCAATTCCGAAATGCTGAAAAATATATTACAGAAATACCTGGATTATATTCATCAGCACCTCGAAAAACTTGAATTAATTATTGAAGAGGAGAATATTATTTCACTTGCACTCACCAATGCAGTAATGCGCACATACATTGAAGAAACCAGGGAAAAGCTGGCGATGTGCACAGATAAAGAAGTAGCAGATGCCTGCTTATTGTCAAGTATTCAAACCATCAATCATTTCAAGATCAGTGCATACGGAACTGCAGCAGCCTTTTCCAATATGCTTGAACTGGAAAAAACAGCAGCTTTCTTTCATGAAGCCGAAATAAGTGAAAAGCAGATTGATGACAGGTTGACACAATTAGCAAAATTTGAAATTAATGCTAAAGCAAAATTTCCGATTTCTTTACCCTGA
- a CDS encoding dienelactone hydrolase family protein, which translates to MGFRFHHDVLIPAGKVSLNGELIIPSTAEGIVIFSHGSGSSRFSARNRMVAASLHENNFGTLLFDLLTREEDANYQNRFDINLLTERLCDAVKWLAKQPAAKNCGIGFFGASTGAASALKAAVKLPHIDAVVSRGGRPDLAGRDLHKVKAPTLFIVGSLDYEVLLLNEEAYEELTCDKKFEIVEGATHLFEEPGKMEIVSGFAADWFEKYLHTVNA; encoded by the coding sequence ATGGGTTTCCGTTTTCATCATGATGTACTTATTCCTGCGGGAAAAGTATCCCTTAATGGTGAACTGATAATTCCCAGTACAGCAGAAGGGATTGTAATTTTTTCACATGGTAGTGGCAGCAGCAGGTTCAGTGCACGCAACCGGATGGTAGCAGCCTCTCTTCACGAAAATAATTTCGGAACACTTTTATTTGATTTACTGACAAGAGAAGAAGATGCGAATTATCAAAATCGTTTCGATATTAATCTCTTAACAGAAAGATTATGTGATGCAGTAAAATGGCTGGCGAAACAACCTGCAGCAAAAAACTGCGGTATTGGATTTTTTGGGGCAAGCACAGGAGCTGCTTCTGCATTAAAAGCAGCAGTGAAATTACCTCATATAGATGCAGTGGTTTCAAGAGGTGGCAGACCTGATCTCGCTGGCAGAGACCTTCATAAAGTGAAAGCCCCAACTCTTTTCATTGTTGGCAGTCTCGATTATGAAGTATTGCTGCTCAATGAGGAAGCCTATGAAGAGTTAACCTGTGATAAGAAGTTTGAAATAGTGGAAGGCGCTACACACCTGTTTGAAGAACCCGGTAAAATGGAAATCGTATCAGGATTTGCAGCAGATTGGTTTGAAAAATATCTGCATACAGTAAATGCATAA